The proteins below are encoded in one region of Colletotrichum lupini chromosome 5, complete sequence:
- a CDS encoding ORMDL family protein: MAEPGARRRRSSSILQVHYEPQETLEQISDQAVVPNLNANWVNAKGAWTIHFVLILCLKIFYDVMPGVSQETSWTLTNISYMFGSYIMFHYVRGVPFEFNGGAFDNLNMWEQIDDGAQYTPAKKFLLSVPIVLFLLSTHYTHYDLAYFSINFLAVLAVVIPKLPFSHRMRFGLFNDSDY, encoded by the exons ATGGCGGAACCCGGTGCCCGCAGAAGGAGATCTAGCAGTATCCTCCAGGTCCATTACGAACCCCAAGAGACACTCGAGCAGATAAGCGACCAGGCCGTCGTGCCCAACCTCAATGCGAACTGGGTCAATGCCAAAG GCGCCTGGACAATCCATTTCGTCCTCATCCTTTGCTTGAAGATATTCTACGATGTCATGCCGGGCGTGTCACAGGAGACATCCTGGACTCTGACGAATATCTCGTACATGTTTGGATCCTACATCATGTTTCATTACGTTCGCGGCGTGCCATTCGAGTTCAACGGCGGTGCTTTTGATAACCTGAACATGTGGGAACAAATCGACGATGGGGCTCAATACACACCCGCCAAGAAGTTTTTGCTCAGCGTGCCAATCGTGCTGTTCCTCCTCAGCACGCATTACACGCACTACGACCTCGCCTACTTTAGCATCAACTTCTTGGCTGTGTTGGCAGTTGTCATCCCCAAGCTGCCTTTT AGCCACCGGATGCGGTTCGGTCTGTTCAATGACTCCGATTACTAA